CGTCACAACCATCCAATTAGCCTCAAAACCATAATAACAAAATACGTGAcaaaatatttatgtttaaattgCAGTCACGTATTACTAATAAATCAGGCATATCATCATTATTTTCCACTAACCCCAAACTCTCTCCTGACCTATGGCACAATTTCAAAATCCACTTTGTTTTTGAAAGAAATGCAAATATTGATTATGATAGTGGGTCGGAGGTTACTAGGGTTAGATGTTCATagatatttattacctacttaattaattctCACATATATATAATGctgttttaataattattcgAGAACTGTTAAAATTGACACTATTAGACCTCTGTTCTAGATTTACTCTTGATCACTTcctacttattttactttatcataggtataataatatgacgtTTGGATGTCGGTTTAAGTTTAATGATTCAAAAGCTCTTGTAAAACTTTATTTGGAGAAATTAAGCTTTCCATTTCTATTAAGCTTTTCATTCACAAGTGAGTTTCCAAGTAGGTTGAGTCATATTTTTATGGTAACAGTAATTATTGATAATAGTTATTATTcgtattataattaatgcgaaagtaaCTCTGCCTGTCTGCTTGTTACCAGCTCACGActgaactactgaaccgatcttGACGAAAAATACAGTGCTTGAATCCAGATCCAGAACAGAAAATGAATGATGGACATACCTAAGATACTTTCTATCATCACCAGCATTAGCTTGTTATTTTTAACTACCTTTGTATTAGATAATTACTTAGGCCGAAAAATCAATTACAAATTACGAAACGGaaacattatatttaaaacaaagcaatctaataaaaagcttttgaaAATTCTGGTTTCTAATACTAATAACCCTCATAACTAAACAAAGCTCTactattatttttcattaaattcaTACCATTGAAAATCTTTTAGAAAGGattcgataataattaattgtactTCCATGAACTTGTATGTGTCACCGGATTCGTGGTTTGCGAATCGTGACCCACATACATGAAGAACTGACACAAAGGCTAACTCGGGATTGATTAAACTTGAGTGTTACAACAGTCTGTATTTCGTAGGATATAGGTATTGAAATAGACGTACGAAATCCTATTGTTGAGACAACACCATCGCAGtctgttataataaaatattttgatttctgTACCAATAATTAGGAGATGCACTTTTTTTAACTAAtcataatatgtacttaatattttattttataagacaGTCATCGAACTTTAAGACTTTTATTCATTAACTAGACGATGCCGACGACTTTCGCGTAAGtttcgggtttttaaaaataccatggtaactttttgattttccgggacaaaagtggcataatattatgtcctgtGATATGATATcttataataagtcaatgcatattatgtccttcccctgaaTGCAAGCTTTTTTTgtattcgtcaaaatcgattaaatggatgggccgtaaaaatcgaatagacagacagacacatttattatattagtgtgatagttgatttttaaatacgtacattatgttttatatataattaaaattattacctaatattatttatatgctTATCTAAGTATTATTACCATATTATTAACATTGCTgcctatacatttttttattatttcttataaGACATTGCATGTTTATATTTATTGTGCAACACAAaccaataatttattaatttaagttattaactaccatattttaatatataacgTTCAAAACGTGGAAGTATAAAAAAAGTCAATTTCGTAAGCAAGGAATACAAATATATTACAGATTTCATCATCAAGAAGGAAGTAGcatacaaacataatattattataaattaaagatTAGTGTATTATGAAATTCGATTAATATAATCCTCATTTCGAATAATTAAATCTATTATACAGAATGACATTGCAACAAAGCCTAGATACTTATCTAGTAATAGAAATTAACTTGGATATCAATTATTTAAACTAATTTTGTTGGTAGATCTTAAAGTGAGAAGACTGATTGTGAGTGACTTTTAATAAAGAAGTAGAAACCATCAAGATTTCTCtgtcatttatttatattttaagtgtTAAAAGATTAGTACTATTAAACTTAAAAGTAatgctagtaggtaggtacataataaaaacCACATAAAAACCACGAAATCAAGACTCAGTGTTTCTTAACAAGACACCGAGAATACGGAAATTATCTCACGTTAGCTTTCCTCTATTACCTCACACCACATTACTTATTCGAACAGGAAGAACTACTTGATACAACTCGTACGAGCCACACGCACAGTCAAGTAGCAATACTCGACAATAGGTGCACATGTCCATTTGACAATTCCAATGTGTAATTCAATGGTTATTCATGCTTCACACATCTTTTACGCTTACAAGCTGTAAAAGTAAATTTACAAGTATAAATTGACGGTAATAAAGCCTACTATGTATTTGAAATAGGAAAATGCAATACTTTGCACACCATTTGTAATGCTTCTCATGGTTTATTTAACAGTTTCTCAAATTTTAGTTAGCTTATTCTGATCTAGTTAGTTCTATCGTTATAGTTCCCGGCACAATGAAAGCAGTAGTTGTGGTGCTGCAAATtacgaataggtaggtacactgtaAACCGGTTGCTCAGTCGCGAGCTTCTCACAATACCTTGTCCAGCAAATCTGGGACACAAATAGAAGGAACTTGTATTCCTGAGAAAAGAATTTCTTCGTTTaagacattgacttatatattacttcgtatgggcagggttattgaacaaacaaaatggcacccactcattggtgcttatgcaccaatgcaacctcagtgacgtctggatttcaaacgggtcgttctttagtatctaagaggtggcgctgatttatttggtttctaaactgtgaaaaattttgttagcttgactatatcttgtcatttatatagatGGTTTAAGACGGTAAAACaatcaattaaactaaaattatcATTTCACTTGTTTCAGATGAGCAAGAAGATCTAGCTGCGGAATCGTCAGAAATCATACCAGAAACAGTGGCTCCACCACCGAGTTTACAGAGACAACTAGTGCCAGACTCGATCGCAGCCGCCGATCAAACAGACCACTCGATAGAAGTCGTTGGCGACTCGCAGAACTTCTTCCCAACGTTTGCCAACCTGTTCGAGCCTAGACAGCAAAACAACTTCAGATTGGGCTTTAGTAGCCAAGAAGCAGCGTACAGCCAACGACCGAACTCTTACAGATCATTGCTAAATCATCCTCTATTCGGCAGTTATAAAGGATTGGAAGGTTTTGGAAAACAGGGCACCCAGGCAGCCGCTGAGCCCATAGTAGATGCAAGCACAAGCGTTCTCGGATCTGGAAATTTCGGCATACTTAGAGGCGGCACTTTCTCTGCACGAAACGATGAAGAATCAGCGGAGTTCGATGGATTCAATAACTATTACAATAATGGCCACGGAAGACCGTCTCTTAACGTCGGGTACATAGCAAATCCTCGACCGAACTACAACCAAGATCAATTCGCTAATTTCCGAGATTTCGCTGACATTAATGCTCCAGCGAACCCTGCGTATTCACATTTCGTAGTGGTCTATGCTAACAAAAATGCCACTCTTGACGAAATCAGTGAAGAAACCAGAAATGTACTAACAAagcctaaaaatattattgaaacGCTAGAGCAGCTCGATACACCAAGTCCGCCGAAGAAGAAGTCCAAAGTAAAAGCAAAACTGGAAGCGACGAAACAAAAGATGCTCCACAAGAAAGAGCAGTGGAAAAAAAGCAATTCTAAATACCTTAACCAAAAACACGATCCAGAAGAACCGTTACTAGCTTTAAGTTAAGCCTAAGTCTAGTGgttgtaatataattatgtgAAAAGACTTGCGTTGTATACGTGTCTAGCGATAagaaatagtaggtatacaattaTTGTTGTCACTTCAAAGATGTGATAAAAGGCTCACTGTCTAAATTAATTAAGCCTAGTGTGACTCGTGCTGTGAGGAATTGAAAATTATGTTCGTAGAATGACTGCTGTGTGCGAAAActggaaaataaattaatatcctaagttaaatgtttgttttattaataaactagcttatgctcgcgactccgcCCGAAATCCCAGACAAAAGGAAATAATTTTTGTAATGCCtaaaatttaacattttttttgtttatattatcaaaaatgTTGGGCTCGCGTTTTTGTTCTGTATTAGTTGATGGCCGCCCGCAACTTTGCCTGCATTGACTTAGGTTCTCAAAAGTtacataggaactctttgattttacgggataaaatatctatgtatgttagcgggatgcaagctttatctatattatagtaCCTGTTTAAAAAGAAAGATCGTGAAAAGGtaataggtaggttaggtagatAAGTAGTCAAGCTTTCGCTTTTAAGCATCTTTTAAGCCTCAACAAGCATGTAAACGTACATAGCATTATAATTTAGTCAGTACCTACAGATTTTTTCGTAAATGTAtcaaaaactagatgatgcccgcgacttcaacagagtggatttaggattttatctacctacgtcctacacccatgctttaaatcctctataaaagattctgaaacagttagcttattgccaacattaaaacacccaatatcttaataaccagtatgcaactgttgataattaggtattaaaacactcaagtcatACTTTTATCACCGATAAAccgactttcgtgttttaatgcccctctttataccacagttgcataaataactattaagaatcccgtgggatctctttaattttccgggatttagTCTAGgtccttccacgggatgtaagctaactctgtaccaaatttcatcaaaatcggttaaactgttgggccgtgaaaagctagcagacagacagacacactttcggatttataatattagtatggatttcgcgctcgcttcgctcgagcttttattttatggtggttgatgcccgcaacttcgtccacgtggatttagttttttaaaaatctcggagaagtttaattttccgggatagccgTTTCCGagtgcaaactatctctgaatagtaccaaattttggTTAAGAATATGGgctttgaaaaggtaacagatagatagctaAACATTCgcttttacaatattagtaggtatagatgagGATTTCATCTCGCTCTGCTTTTCTTATTTAAAAGGTACTTTAGTATATAAAATTTTGTAATGGCCGAGCTCGTTTCCCTATCGCACTTCTGtttacctcgattgccatctcaacctgtcgcgaactatgctCTAGTCACTAGAGTCTAGTGCGACTGTGATG
The Maniola hyperantus chromosome 11, iAphHyp1.2, whole genome shotgun sequence DNA segment above includes these coding regions:
- the LOC117986299 gene encoding uncharacterized protein, producing the protein MGVCVRIAVLFLLVSAAVAVPAGDTKWIPKIDDEQEDLAAESSEIIPETVAPPPSLQRQLVPDSIAAADQTDHSIEVVGDSQNFFPTFANLFEPRQQNNFRLGFSSQEAAYSQRPNSYRSLLNHPLFGSYKGLEGFGKQGTQAAAEPIVDASTSVLGSGNFGILRGGTFSARNDEESAEFDGFNNYYNNGHGRPSLNVGYIANPRPNYNQDQFANFRDFADINAPANPAYSHFVVVYANKNATLDEISEETRNVLTKPKNIIETLEQLDTPSPPKKKSKVKAKLEATKQKMLHKKEQWKKSNSKYLNQKHDPEEPLLALS